From a single candidate division KSB1 bacterium genomic region:
- a CDS encoding aspartate aminotransferase family protein, protein MDGSKEETYPDRFAPLEIEADVFRELGHELVDQVADFLATLPERPVTTGESPSMIRSLLGELPLPKH, encoded by the coding sequence ATGGATGGCAGTAAAGAAGAAACTTACCCAGACAGGTTTGCTCCGCTTGAAATAGAAGCGGATGTGTTTCGAGAATTAGGTCATGAATTGGTGGATCAAGTTGCGGATTTTCTTGCAACTTTGCCGGAACGACCGGTTACCACGGGTGAATCGCCTTCTATGATAAGAAGTTTGCTTGGTGAATTGCCTCTTCCCAAACATG